DNA from Evansella sp. LMS18:
GCCTTTGAAGAATTGAAATCTCTAGGAGCCAACTTAATATCAGACAGAAATGATTTTCAACTTTTAAGGAAACTGGATGAACCAATCCCAAACGATGCTGAGTTATATGTTATCTGCAGTAAAGATATCTACCATCAAATTCAAAAGAGACCTTAAAGAAAAAAAGCCTCCACTTGTGGAGGTTTTTTACCTTTGTTTTTCACACACTCTCCTGCTTTTTCCAGCCATTGTCTGCCGGAATAATATCCTTCCAGTACCTCCTCGCCAGCCTGGTCGCCAGCAAACCTAACACACTGACAGAAAAAAAGAAGATCAGACCGGGCCATAGGAGGAAAACAGCTGCCATAACAACAGCTGCACCTAACACAGCAACTGAATAATGCGGCCGCATCAACCCTGTCATTAAAGCGAAAAATAAAGTTTTATACCATGGCAGTTCAAAGTAAGCCATAACAGGAAACGTGAAAATTGCCATGACGATATAAAGCATCAGCAAAGTATACAGCATATATTTCACGATTAACAGCCACCCTGCATCAGGCCAGCTCAACAGCTGCAGATCAGCAGCCAGGATAAGCCCGATACCTGCCAGGGGCAGCCCTGTTTTAAAACTCTTCTTAAAATTATCCCGGAAGCTGGACAAGAACTTCTGGAACAATCCCATTTCTTCATCTTCCTCCTGTTCCTCCAGCTTTTTCATAACATCAAACAAAGCGGCAGTAGCAGGGATAAGTGTAACGACCGGTAGGGAGAAAAGCAGCCAGAATAAGTTAAGCACAGCGAGCCTGGAGAGTTGTTCCATCCCCCGAAATATGATTCCTGTCAAACCTTTTCCGTCCATGACCGATTTCCTTTCCATAATATAATTTTTGGCCCTATCCCTTTGTTCCCCCGGTTAAATCCATTCCTTCAATGAAGTATTTCTGGCAGACAAAGAAAAGTATAATAACCGGGATAAGCACCATAGTGGAGCCGGCCATTAAGTAATTCCACTGAGTGGTTGTCTGGCTCTGGAAAGTCTGCAATCCTATCTGCAGTGTGTACATCGATTCGTCATGAATGTAAAGAAGCGGTCCGAGAAAGTCGTTCCATGCCCCGTTAAAGGAAAAAATGGCGATTGTGATCAGTGCTGGCTTCGTCAACGGCAGCATGATTCTGCTCCAGATATAGAAATGGCTCGCCCCGTCAATTTTAGCTGCTTCAATCAGTTCATTATTAATCGACATATAAAACTGCCTCATTAAGAATATGAAAAACGCGTTCCCGAAAAAGGCAGGGACGATGAGCGGCAGATAGGTCCCTACCCACCCCAGCTGGGTAAACAGTATATACTGGGGAATCATTGTGACAAATCCAGGGATCATCATCGTCGCCAGTACGAGAGCGAAAATAACATTACGCCCTGGGAAGGGGATTTTCGCAAACCCGTACGCGATAAAAGAATTAGAAAGGACACTGCCCACAACGACGCAAGCTGTAATAATCAGCGTATTAAAAGCGTACCTGAAAAAAGGAAAGGCCTGTATTGTCTCTGCGTAATTCGACCACATAATTTCATCCGGGAAAAGAGTAGGCGGAAACTGGACAATCTCAGACATTGGCTTAAGTGAGGTGATGACCATCCAGTATATCGGTGTCAGTAAAACGATGCTGACAGCGACGAGAATTAATGTGGTAATTATATTGGCAATCCGCTTTTTCACCTTCCTGCTTTTAAAATAGCCAGGCTTTAAAACAGGCCCTTTGCCCATCTGTTGTTTATATGGTTTATTAGTCTTCTGCCGAAATCCTTCATTTTCCCTTTCAGGAGTTTTTTGCGGTTCAAATTCTTTCGCTTCCATCAGCGCTGACCTCCTTCATAATGCACCCAGCGAGGGGCCAGCTTCAGGTTAATAATAGTAAGTATGAGAATGATAATGAATAGAATCCATGACATCGCCATTGCATACCCCATGTCAAAAGCAACAAAAGCTTTATTCCACATATGCAGGTTGTAGAAGAGCAGGGAATTTGCCGGACCGCCTGATCCACTCTCAGTCATTACATAAGCTTCCTGGAAGATTTGAAAAGCTCCTATAGTTGTCGTTACCACATCAAAGAAGACAATTGGCGTAATCATCGGCAACGTGATATGCCAGAATCGCTGGAAAGCATTCGCACCATCCAATTCAGCAGATTCATAGAGCTGTCCCGGCACATTCTGTAAAGTTGCCAGATACAGCAGCATAGTTCCCCCTATGCTCCAGAGCCTCATAATAACTAAGGCAGGCTTTGTCCAGTCAGGATCAAACAGCCAGGCCGGTCCCTGAATCTGGAACCAGCTCAATACTGTATTTATTAAACCAGTCGACGGAGACAACAACTGCATCCATAATATATAAACTGCCACCCCTGACAATACCGCCGGCAAATAAAAAATTGTCCGGAAAGCTTTTATCCCTTTTATTTTCTGGTTCAGCAGCACAGCCATCAATATTGCCCCGACAGCTGTTAAAGGGACGATGAAAGCAACATAATAAAGCGTGTTATAGAGAGACGTCCAGAAAAGACGGTCCGCTGTAAACATCTGCTCATAGTTCCGGAACCCGACAAAATCCATTCTTGATGTAATATTGTAATTTGTGAAACTACCTATTAGTGAAAAAAGCATCGGGCCCAGTAAGAATACAGTAAAACCGATAATAAACGGCGAAATAAATAAAAGGCCCCATAAGCTCTCCCGTCTGCGCATACTCATCGTCGTTTTCCTTTTAACCTTTATTTTCCCACCCATGTTCACACCGCTTTTCTCATATGTAGTAAGGAAGAGATGAAGCAGCAATTCTGTGCTTCACCTCTCTGTTTCCGGCAAACTTTATTGCTGATTCTGTTCAACGAGATCTTCCACCGCTTCCTGTGCGTCTATAAGCCCTTCTTCAGGACTTACTCTTCCAAGCATAATTTCATCTATGCTAGGGTTCAGCAGTGAATGGTAGTCCGGCGCATCCAGTGGTACAGGGGACAGGACAGTTACATCCAGGTTCAGGTGAGCGAGCTCGTACACCATCCTGCCGTCATCAGAAAGATCAGGATGCTCGGCAAGCGCTTCGTTCGCTTCCATATTTGCCATTACATCAAACCCATTCAGTCCCCAGTTTTCCTGTGGTGCCTGATCAGTCAAATATTTGATGAACTCCCAGGAAGCTTCCGGATTTTCCGCCCCGTATGGAATCTCAGCAACAAAGCCTCCGCCCCATGAGTAGTGGCCTGAGCCAGACTCTTTTTCAGGCAGCGGAGCCACTCCGAAGTTCAGTTCCCCGGCATTATCCTTCAGGCTTGAATAATAGTTGATATTCTGTCCTCTCATAGCAACAAGCCCGGAAATAAATGGATCTGCCATACCATCCCCGAATTCCGCTTCATACCGGTTAATTGTGTCCCTTCCGATACGCTCCTGCCACTCAACTACCCATTCGAGGGCTTCCACTTTTTCCGGAGTGTGGATGGTGACATTTCCATCTTCATCAAACCAGGTGTTCCCGCTGTCCGCGTTTAGCGCCCAGATATCCGGACCGAGGTTCCATAACGGGTAAAACCCGATTGTTTCCCAGTGGTCCCCATCCCGCTCATCAAGTGCCTTCGCGTATTCCTCCAGCTCATCCCAGGTAGACGGAGGGCTGTCCGGGTCTAACCCTGCCTCTTCAAATAAATCT
Protein-coding regions in this window:
- a CDS encoding YesL family protein, whose protein sequence is MERKSVMDGKGLTGIIFRGMEQLSRLAVLNLFWLLFSLPVVTLIPATAALFDVMKKLEEQEEDEEMGLFQKFLSSFRDNFKKSFKTGLPLAGIGLILAADLQLLSWPDAGWLLIVKYMLYTLLMLYIVMAIFTFPVMAYFELPWYKTLFFALMTGLMRPHYSVAVLGAAVVMAAVFLLWPGLIFFFSVSVLGLLATRLARRYWKDIIPADNGWKKQESV
- a CDS encoding carbohydrate ABC transporter permease gives rise to the protein MEAKEFEPQKTPERENEGFRQKTNKPYKQQMGKGPVLKPGYFKSRKVKKRIANIITTLILVAVSIVLLTPIYWMVITSLKPMSEIVQFPPTLFPDEIMWSNYAETIQAFPFFRYAFNTLIITACVVVGSVLSNSFIAYGFAKIPFPGRNVIFALVLATMMIPGFVTMIPQYILFTQLGWVGTYLPLIVPAFFGNAFFIFLMRQFYMSINNELIEAAKIDGASHFYIWSRIMLPLTKPALITIAIFSFNGAWNDFLGPLLYIHDESMYTLQIGLQTFQSQTTTQWNYLMAGSTMVLIPVIILFFVCQKYFIEGMDLTGGTKG
- a CDS encoding carbohydrate ABC transporter permease; this translates as MLLHLFLTTYEKSGVNMGGKIKVKRKTTMSMRRRESLWGLLFISPFIIGFTVFLLGPMLFSLIGSFTNYNITSRMDFVGFRNYEQMFTADRLFWTSLYNTLYYVAFIVPLTAVGAILMAVLLNQKIKGIKAFRTIFYLPAVLSGVAVYILWMQLLSPSTGLINTVLSWFQIQGPAWLFDPDWTKPALVIMRLWSIGGTMLLYLATLQNVPGQLYESAELDGANAFQRFWHITLPMITPIVFFDVVTTTIGAFQIFQEAYVMTESGSGGPANSLLFYNLHMWNKAFVAFDMGYAMAMSWILFIIILILTIINLKLAPRWVHYEGGQR
- a CDS encoding ABC transporter substrate-binding protein, with the protein product MKRSFKPALLSLLFGTGAVLSACGGQDGSAENSGADVPDEAVEIEFWTFWGSEQRRPVIEGIIDDFNDMQDEIHVRHVYQPWGDIWTKSLAAVAAGNPPDVVIQDINTVRQRADANQAMNLQEFIDQEEEEVQERFYPHLWETVVHEEDAYALPFNTDTQVLFYNKDLFEEAGLDPDSPPSTWDELEEYAKALDERDGDHWETIGFYPLWNLGPDIWALNADSGNTWFDEDGNVTIHTPEKVEALEWVVEWQERIGRDTINRYEAEFGDGMADPFISGLVAMRGQNINYYSSLKDNAGELNFGVAPLPEKESGSGHYSWGGGFVAEIPYGAENPEASWEFIKYLTDQAPQENWGLNGFDVMANMEANEALAEHPDLSDDGRMVYELAHLNLDVTVLSPVPLDAPDYHSLLNPSIDEIMLGRVSPEEGLIDAQEAVEDLVEQNQQ